tagcagaccaagtaaccccttgctcaagccagtgaccttgggtccaagctggtgagctttgctcaaaccagatgagcccgtgctcaagttggcgacctcggggtctcgaacctgggtcttccgcatccagtctgacgctctatccgctgagccaccacttggtcaggctaaaaaatttccttttaaaaattttaaattttaaggtaATTTGTGAAATAACGTATATTTAATAGCAAAGTATATAGCCACATCAATTTCATAGAGGGATTAGAAAGTTGTTTCTTTCACTATGGGCCGAAACAATAATttataccatttattgaacacttgctATATGTATAGCTTTTTACACATTTCATCTCAATACCTACAATAATACTAGGAGTTGGGtatcatcttcattttatagacacGGAAGTGATAGGAGAGGTGGAGGCACTATATTGATCCCAGGAACTGGCAAGTTTGCATTAGTAGAACTCCTAAATGCTAGTTAGGTTTGGGCAGTACGATGGTGAGATTTGTTCACATGCATTCACTTTCTCTCAATCTTGGCTAGCATCTCCCTTTTGgattccagccccccccccccgcccccagataatttataaattataagtcACTTCTACCAGTAGCTATGGAAcaagaaatttatatattaaaattaaaagctctGTTGGGAAGGCTCTAACAGTGAAAATGGCATTCCTCCTGATTTTTGATGTTTGATTGACATTATGAATGGGAGTCAGCTTTCCTTTACTGACATCGCCCCATTGATATCACCACATCCTTACGGTGTAGGCTTTTATTACAGTTTTGTGCTTCTTTAAAATGTAaggaatatataatttttttacaagaGGATACCATGGAAACAATAGTTACTTTTATACACACTCGTGCGCATGCGTGCACGCGCCCCCGCGCGCACACCGTTTTTATGTCTTTGTGTTCAATAGAGGGCACCACAGCACAGCTCATGACTGTCTTCCATGAAGATTTGtaggtcttatttttttctcatggtaAGAGGTAAACAGGCTGAATTAATTTTTTCCCTCCATCAAACTGCTAACCTTCCACATGCAATACAAATGTGTATATATGTCATTATATTGGGCACAGTAGACCCAGGGCGTCCTTAGTTAGGATTAAATGTTTTTTGCATAGCTATATATTGTTCTCAACTGAATCAATATATAATACACCTAATAAAATCATGTTGAGGGAAACCAGATTTTCAACTGTATCCAATTCAAGGGAAAAACAGGTTTTGCGTTGTTTAAAGTTATTATGGGTAAAGGAATAACTTTTGACTCATGTTGTAAATAGCTTTCCGCAAATTCCTTTAAAATTCTAGAGGCTATTTTTGGTTTCTTATATAAAGGCTTGAAAATTGGATACATTATTTTTATGGAGGCTTATAACAATGACATTTTATTGACTGTTTTATAAAGTACTCTTTATATTAAGTTTGAAGTTGATTTACTGCTATTAGATTTGTTTGTAGAAAATGTGGCACAAATATGGCCAaggtaaaaataagatttaatattATGGTGATGGCAGTCACAACAGTCTCTGATCTATATTAAACCAGATATAACTTTAAATGAACTCAGTAGGCTCACCAAACAAGGTAGGAAAACACtctaaaaattttgtatttttaatttcggagtgaaatatttcaataaaaatcataaacacattaaaattatttttgtttatttaagacTGACACCCATGGAGCCCGGTGGGATAAATTGAGCCAGCCAGACCGAGGGGATTAAACAACCCAGAGCTGGTTTTGAGCTCCTGGCCGTGTGGGTGGTCAGAGGTTCCCTGCCCAGCCCCATGGTTCTCCCACTTCAGAATTGAGAGCTGGGTGTGCCTGGCTCCCTCCCGCTTTTCACTTGTTTTTCCTCCAGGTGGCAGAATtgagcagaaaagaaaacactgggAAATAATGAGTCTAATGTACAGTAAAATTGGAAATTGAATTATAGTTCAAGAAAAAAGACAGTAGCCTTGAGGTCCCGATCAACCTGTGCTCTGATCGTTTTTGTTTGCGGTACCCATGTGTTAGGTTACTAGCAAGTTAATAACCGCGCGTGAGCAGTTCAAGGCTCAACAGAATTGCTTTAGACGTGAAATAAAGCTAAAATGAATTTGTGTCCAATATCATTGGCATTAGTGCTCATTACTTTTGTGGCGTAATGCCTTGAAccatctaaaatcaattttagagattacccattattttataaagaaaataaaacacatttccaCCAGAAACAAAGCAGTAAGTATAATCCTCTGAACAGTGGCTTGTATCATGGCTGGCAGGAAACACTCTGTTCAAACTTCCCCGTGAATGCAAGTTAATATTAATGGATCATTGCCATATAAATCTCCGCTTGATTTGAAGTATTTAAAACAAGAGTGGTAAACATTtgtaaatgtacaaaataaatctCCAAGAGTAGTAAGAGGAATTTACTACTTGACTCCTTGCAGTTGGCGCATTAATCTTTATCACGTGACATGGTCATCTTCCAGGAGAACCCAgggcagaggacatggagggaGAGAAAGTATCAGCTGCCTTTCTTGagattttgccttttaaaaagcacaaatgttCTACTTCTTCTTGTAGGCCAGTAAAGAGCATTTTCTTAAACCACATTTGAAAGCCTATTGCTGCCGAGAGGATGGCTGGATTTCAATGTGGACGCTATGGTTTCTTAGACGTTTGTCGtcttgaaaaaaatttgtttcactTTGAAGTAAAGGAACTATTCTAATGACTTTGGGttttaagttaattaaatatGAATGACCAAAGAGATGTACTTTTCTAGTTACGTGTTAAAAAATGCAGAGTCTAAGGTAAGGCTCATTTAAGTCTTAAAAACATAATCTATTTTTCATAGTGCTCTATATGAAAAATCCCATGTTGGGCAAAATTATACTTGGggtttatttagtattttagtttGGTCTCCTACAGCTAGTCTTATCATTGTATCATTATTGAACTACCGAGCCAAAATTATCATACATAACAATCTttgctaaaaaaatgtttttatttaaatataagggTGTACTTTTTCTGAAAACCCACGCTCACTGAGAACGTGAATTTGTGCGTAACTTATACTGCAGCGTAGTTTCTACTTCTCCCAGCTGTTCTGAGGCTTTTGCCGACATCCGTCCTCTCTCTGTACCACTGAAGCTTTGGGAGAAACTTCTAGTCAGTCTTAGGTATTTCAAACAGCCGCCTCTCAACGGAGCCCTTGGAAACGTGCCTATAAGCACACGTGTGaagttttcttttcaataaagagATGACTTTTCAATAgaactttaatttctttattttaacattttagtcattgattttagagagagatggaaacatcaatttgttgttccacttaatttatgcatttattgaatgattttttttttaagttttagaaagagaggaatggagagagagagagagagagagagagagaaacatcaattgttgttccatttattcatgatgtcattggttgattcttgtatgttccctgagcAGGGATGGAACCTGAAACCTTGATGTATGGGGAAGACACTACAACCAACTAACCTACCCAGCCCGGGCAAACAGAACTTTTAATAATTGTTGAAAGTTTTGATGTTTCCTGACAGCCTAACCCATAAAGATCACAGTACTGACACGCTGGttggcagtaaaaaaaaaaaaaaaaaaaaaaatttaagtacaatAAATTTCTGTGACTACATAAGCAAAATATTTCCATAATTAATCCACATGGCCGTAACAGATGGTGAAATCGAAGAAATGTCCTTGAAGTTATTCTTTTAACAGATGTTCTTAACTATTAGCTTCATGTTTTTACTCACCTAAATTTCCAAATAATTGAATAAAAGTTAACATATGCTTCCATCGCTTTAATAGGCAGAGTCCATAATGGATGCAAAGTTGGCCACAGTCGAGAAATCACGTTGCTGGCGCATTTCTGCTGCTGCTCTCTCCTGCCCCGTGGCTGTGCATCCCCGTTCACCAGTgacttctccctttcctctcgcGTAGGGTCCTCCACAACGCGCTCCTCCTGTCGGACAGCAGCCTCCATCTCTTCTTGCAAAGCCATCTGAATGCAGAAGACATCGAGGCCTGTGTTTCCGGGCAGACCAAGTACTCTGTAGAGGAAGCAATCCACAAGTTTGCCTTGATGAACAGACGCTTCCCTGAAgaagatgaaggaagaaaggaaaacaatataGATTATGATTCAGAAAGGTATTTCCTCCCATTTTGATGTAACGTGTCCGTATTTATACAACACATagtacacacatgcatgtgtacaGATAGCTACCCACACTTCACTTTTTTGTTGATGTAATACTaagataatgaaaaaattaattgaCTGAGATTTTATTGAGTTGTGACAGGCCATCATAGGAGACTTCACACACACCTCCACACTGAATTAATGAATGCAGTAGAAATTCAATTATCTGCATTCTGATTATGTGACTTTCATTTAAGTCAGACTTGAATTATTCGCGTTTAAATTATCTAGCTAAAAAAATATCCAACTGCACTCCAAATGGCTAATTAAAAGTCCaaatttcctgtctctctttgtgACTGGAGATAATTAAAGTTCTCCTCTGTTACTCAGGCTTTGAGTGTGTTGTGAAAaccaatttcctctttttattattttccccctctcttcttttccagttCATCCTCCGGGTTTGGACACAGTAGTGATGACAGCAGTTCACAGGGGTGTAAAGTGAGCACAGCTCTGCAGGAATCCTGAAAAAGAATTCTAACGTGACCATCTTAGGAACAGCAAATTATGTCCAGTCATAGAGAAGAAAGCTGGCTAATGAAACGTTCTTACCTAAAGCTCACTGACTGTCATGATATTAGGTGTTTAAATCCTGCAAGACGTCGGGTTGTTTATTAGCGCTGTTTTTATGTTGTCTTATTTTGGCTAAGCTTCCATTAAAGCAAAAAGCCTCGGATCCCAACACTCCCGTTTGAGGCAAACATTACTGGTAAAACAAGATCCTGCCTTCAAATCAAATGATTTCGATGTTACAAAAAACCTAGTTGGTTTTATTGAATCTGAAAAGGTAGGTAAATAGGTAGCATTTAAAATCCAGATGGGAGATTCCTTCTTGTATCAATGGGGCAGTGTTAGCGTAAACACAGTATGCATGAGCTTAACCACTATGAAGACAGACAGCCTGGACAGACTGCCTCCTTCAGACGTGTGGCTGATATTTTGTGGGCACCTTCCCTGCACTGGGAAAACACTTTGCTTTTGGGTGTTTGCCTGAAATATTTTAAGAGTGTTGAGCCTTTCCAGTATTCTGTTTCACACTTAGATGGGAAAGGTATTGTATGAATAGAGACatgttaaaataatgtttacatcTTAGAACAGAAACAGTGCTAGTCATTTTGCTTATATTTGCAATATATAGATTCAGAAATACAGTCTCATTGTCCAAAATCAGCTTTAACACATGGCTCCTGGAGGGAGACAaatcatttgttttcattatcaTTGTGCAATTAGAATTGTAGGTTAATGATTTATTTTCCGACTAAATGTGCAATTTGTTATCGCTGGATAACTTAGTCAGTGGTGGTTACTCATTACTTTAAGTTAGAAGTAGgatcttataaaaattaataaatttaattttaccaaTAAGTATTCCCATAATTTAGAAAAGGATATCAGCTTGTTAATTTCagaattaattattcatttttaaaaagccttttcttCTTAGGTATCTGCCAGAGAGTtggtataatttaatataatttaataaaatcttttttttctaatgacccAAAGAGAAAATGTCTTAAACTACATTGAACTTCAGATTTCAGATGAGGCAGCATTTTCTTGAGATAATTATTCAAGTTTCTTCCCCGTTGAATGATGCAAAATATCTCTGAAACTAATAGGAAGAGATTTTTATGTCACTGGGTAACTTGTTGCTTTAATTAAATGTTACCTCACCTCATTCTAACTAGGAGTTTAAAAGTTACTTTATTATCAAAAAGTCTTCAAAATACTTGAAACTGAGAAGCAGTaggaaaaacaattcaatttagaATAAGAATGATTTCCATAATTTCtccttttggctttttttttgtttagtctACAACGTTTTTGAACTTTTGTAAATATTCTGATTTGATGTACTGGATCTTGTTACTTCATCATCTAAGACTCatgattttaataaagaaaaaaagagggttaGCAGTTTCTTTTTACCTTGCCAACATGTAAAGTTCACCACCCATTGTctaagagccatccccagcgccccagtGATATGCATTTGAATTcacattctttctgttttttagcAGTTTTGAAAAGCATGTAATATATGCCACCGATTGTCATACTGTTTTTAGCCATCAAAATGGATATTACGTAGTGCCTAATTCTGTGGTATATAAACTTCGTGAGATCATTGTTTCCacattaaacatgaaaaaaaaatcaactttagtTTGTTGGACTACTTATTTTATATGAGAATATAATTCTTCTGACTTAGACCTAAATTCAGTGTGTTTTTGAGTGATTGGTAATTTTTAATGAAGAAGTTGGGTAAAATTTGCTTTAATATTCACTCTAGTGTGTATATTTGAGGCTTTTAGCCTTAGTTTGGTGCTTTCGCTATCTAAGCACTGTTAAAATTGATATCCAGCAACTGAGATATTTAGATGAATTTCAGCCCCCAAAGGTTTTTAGCTTTgttcaaatatcttatttttctctggcatatttttataaagctttctttaggataagaaaataattactgaagtaacaaaactaaatagaataaatgtttacttaaaactatttttcatGTAACAAATTTAAAGAATTCTAATCCTGTGTGTTTTGTGATTTATGTACATCAAAACTATTTCCCTGGCTAATTCTGAAAGTGTAAAACTATTCACCTATAAAGCTGGTTTATGTAGTTTGTTGAGAACTGGTTTTATATATTACCCAAAGGTGTCAACAATGAAAGTCAACAACCTGTTACTTAGGGCTGCTTTAAAGTCTCACTTGGAAGAAAGAGATTTAAATTCCAGTTGAAATTTCAAATTCTAAAAATTACTAAGGAAAACAGATATGTTTAAGTAATTATGTCCCGTAAGATATTAAATACCATGCAGGAGCTTTTCAAGCCTAGTTCAcattttattgaataattaaatACAAACAAGTGATATACAATAACCTTAGAACCTCTTTTATGGCCATTACTAATTTAAACCAATTCATTTAGTGTGGCCACAATTACCGTTATATCCAACAGTAAATTGAGTGTTGTTTTGAACTCAATTTATGTTTTTTTGGGTGCCTTAAGGATTTGTTCTTATTGAGCTACTGTGGTACAAATAAGGTTTTCAGTATTTCAGCTATAAAAGAACACCCCCTTTCACAAAAGGCCTCTAAAATCTtaagacaaaaataacaaaacaaaagcttATTCTGTTCTTAGTTTTCCTCTTGATATTTAAATTACTTAGTTGGTACCCTAGGAATACAATGCGGTATCATTTCAATGAAGGAAacaattccaataaaattttctgcttttgtttggaATACAGACCTTTTGTTACTTtgttatatataaacacattttcAAAGACAAAATGCTGTCTGAAATTAGTTACTGCAATTTGACATCCAAAGCATAGATACAATTTTCTTTGCAAATAAAGATTGAAAGagattaatacattttaataagtgGAGTCCAAAAATTTCAGAAGGATGTAAATAagcaaaatttgaaatatttacaaAGGATTTTGGCTCTATTCTTTGCTATATGCATCTCACAAAACGAGTCACCACTGTCCCTTTAAGTCAGACACAATTGCTCCTCTTGCTGGAAACTTTTCTAGATCATTGTATGAACCACGTGCAGTGGACACTAATTTATTTTAGCTGCGAAAACTCTGGTAGTTAAtgaccctttcctttttctccaaaattcCAAAGACTTCTTTTAAAAGatatagaggaaaagagaaaaaaaaattaagctacaATTTTCTGAATTTAAACTCTAGTCTAAAGACACTATGCAAATGACTTATGCTAAAGAGGAAAATACCCTTTCTCCCCCGACGAGAAGTGTAGATTCATCCAAAACCCCACACCGCTTGTCTTTGCTGCTAGAGGCACAGCACGGGCATAACTTGTGGTTGTGTTTTTGCTAGTTTCTTACCTCTGGGCCTTCTTTATAgctttgccccccaccccactggcGGCGGTGCTCCCGCGGCTGCCCCCTCGGCCGCCTGTTGGCTGCGGCGCCTCCGCCGCTCGCGCACACTCCCCGCGCCGCGTCCCGCACACGCGCGCTCCCGCCTCCTCCCGCCGGGCCGCTCCGCCGACAGCGGCGGCGACGgcgacggcggcggcggcgagagGGTGGCAGGTAGCGAGCCAGCCGGCCTCGGTCCGGTAACCCATGGCAACCGCCCTGGTAACCCATAGCAACTGCGCTgcggaaagaaagaagaaagaaaaataacccgGGTGGAGGGGGGCGGCGGGTGGTGAGTGGGAACAACAACCGCAAAAAGGCAGCGATTTACAGTATAGCCTGCAGCGCCCTCTCCGCTGCCCCACCTGCTGCAAACGTGGGCCCGCGAGGTCCCCTTCCCAGCGTTCAGATGACAACTACGGCTGCTTGAacaatcagaaaaatacaggggggaCAATAATAATACAGGGGGGACTGGGGTGGCGAGTTTGGTGTGGGAGGGAGCTTGGAATAGCGATGACCCTCCGGGCCGCCGGTTCATCGCTCTTAGGGCTGGGTTTGTGAGCGCGCGTGGAGCCGGCACCCCGCCGCCCGGGTGGGCTTCCAGGACGGCGCGGTCAGGGTCGGCCACGCGGGAGCcggggaggcggcggcggcggccttTCCCATCCAGGGTTGGACCCAACTCTTTGTTCTGCAGATGTCTGCGCCGCGCTGCAGCCTcgggcccgccgccgccgccgccgcctggcCCGAGAGGGGGCGACGAGCCGCCGCCCCGGCCTGGGTGTGGCCGGCGGCTGGAAGGTCCCCGCCAGTGCCCCGGGGTCGCGGCGGGGCCGGGCGAAACCCACGCGTCCCAGATGTTTTGTATGCGCACGCACCGCACGCATCAGTTAACCCCTTTCCCCTCTAGTCTCCCCAGGACCCTAAAACCTGCAGCGCGGACCTGCCGTCGCTTTAACCCGCTCCCTCCCGTCTGGAGAGGGCGGGCACAGGCGCGCAGGGTGGCGGGCCTGGGCCGCTGGGAAAAGCGCATGCTTCCCGATATAGAAACAGCCCCAGGTCAgggttaatgtgtgtgtgtgaggtgagTGGGGGAGTGCGGGGAGAGACAGGTCTCCCACCCCATTAAGCCGAGGTGCCCAGACTCGAGCTTGCTTTGACCTGAAAACAGAAGCGCGCGGCGGGTGACAGATGGTGCAAGGCGGCAGGAGGACAGAGGAGGGCGCTGCCGCGCCAGCGCGGCGGAGAACGCGCCGCCGGGGGTCTGGCTAGTGCCTGCGTGGTGCAGTGATGTAGGCTTCCAAGCGGAAAGGACCTACGCCCGTCATTGATTTCAGTCTGTGCTGCGGAACATCATCTGGCTCGTGTATTCGCAGAAGCCCCCGCCTGCAATGAAGCGATACCGGAAATACATCGAAACGGGTTCCATTTGGTACAGAGCACCTAAGTACATAAAAAGGCCCCTCCACAAGGAAATGTATTGGGGTGAGGCGGGATTACGCTATTAATCTGCAGTCTATAGATCTAGGTCCACAGTAATTCTCACTAGCTCTGATTCCAAGCGCAttgtaatgttttaaaaaggaaaaagtttggcCTGAGTGACTACTGAAGTCCTTTGAGATATTAATCTTCAAGTATTCTCCCTCCGTAGGTATGTACCAGCTATAAATCCAAGTAGCAAAGCCCTCAGCAACATCCTTTTTGAAGGCAAAGGCCTGAGCAAGTatagcgcgcgcgcacacacacacacatttgagcATTCTATGTTCCTGAAAACATGATTAGATCAAGAGTGTCTTATATCTAATACGTTTACTGGTAAACAAAATGGAACCTGGCGATGTGAAGAATCCCATTTCTAATACTTTTGTAAAGAAAAGAATCTTCTGAATACATAGTTTTGCTGCCAAGGGAAACTTGGTTTATTTTCACAAGCATGCACATTCTGGGTTCTGCTGCTC
Above is a window of Saccopteryx bilineata isolate mSacBil1 chromosome 7, mSacBil1_pri_phased_curated, whole genome shotgun sequence DNA encoding:
- the SNX10 gene encoding sorting nexin-10 isoform X2; protein product: MCFTMKTSCVRRRYREFVWLRQRLQSNALLVQLPELPSKNLFFNMNNRQHVDQRRQGLEDFLRKVLHNALLLSDSSLHLFLQSHLNAEDIEACVSGQTKYSVEEAIHKFALMNRRFPEEDEGRKENNIDYDSESSSSGFGHSSDDSSSQGCKVSTALQES